The genomic segment ACTCCTCGCCCATCCGTTCCTCGATGGCGTCCTCGAGCAGGTCGTCGAGCTTCACGCCACCGCGGGAGAAGAACTTGATGCCGTTGTCGGGCATGGGGTTGTGGGAGGCGGAGAGCATGACGCCCAGCTCAGCATTGCGGTCATTGACCAGGAAGGCGACACCGGGGGTGGGCACGACGCCCACCCGGACCACGTCGACGCCGGCACTGGCCAGGCCCGCGACGACGGCGGCCTCCAGGAATTCCCCCGACGCACGGGTGTCACGCCCGACGAGGGCGACGGGCCTCTTCTGCCCGAAGACCCCTGCCTCCCCCAGGACGTGGGCCGCGCCCACCGAGAGTTCCAGGGCCAGTTCGGCCGTGAGGTCCTTGTTTGCCAGTCCGCGCACACCATCGGTGCCAAAAAGTCGTGCCATGGGAAACAACCCTACCGTCCGGCCTGCCGCCCACACGCGACACGCACGGCGGACGATGCGATCCGGATACGGAACAGGCCGCCACCCGAGGGGTGACGGCCTGTTGCCGGAGCTGATGCGACGTGAGTCGCACCAGATCAACGCTTGCTGTACTGCGGGGCCTTACGGGCCTTCTTGAGACCGGCCTTCTTGCGCTCCTTGATGCGGGCGTCGCGGGTCAGCAGTCCGGCCTTCTTCAGGGCGGGGCGGCTGGCCTCTTCGTCGATCGCGTTCAGCGCACGGGCAATGCCCAGGCGCAGGGCACCGGCCTGACCGGTGATGCCGCCGCCATTGATGCGGGCGATGACATCGTAGGCCTCGGTCACACCAGCGGTCACGAAGGGCTCGTTGACCAGCTGCTGGTGCACCTTGTTCGGGAAGTACTCCTCAAGGCTGCGACCGCCGTTGATCGAGAACTTGCCGGTGCCAGGAACCATGCGCACACGGGCAATGGCCTCCTTGCGGCGGCCGGTGGCGCCACCCGCGGCGACGACCGCGGCGCGGCCCGACGGGTTCGTGGCGGGAGTCGGGTTCGAATCCGTACGGTAGGCGATCTCACGATCGTTCTCGTCGGTGAACGGGGCGACCTCGGTCTCGAGGTTCTCGTCAAGCTCTACGGTCTCAGACACATTGATTCCTTGATTCGCGTGGGCGATCGTCACTGGGCGATCTGGGTGATCTCGTACGCCTGCGGGTTCTGCGCGGCGTGGGGGTGCTCAGGGCCCGCGTAGACCTTGAGCTTGCTCATCAGCTGACGGCTCAGCTTGTTCTTGGGCAGCATGCCCCACACGGCCAGCTCGACGGCCTTGCGCGGATCCTTGGCCAGCATCTCGCCGACGGGGGTCTTGGTGAGACCTCCCGGACGACCCGAGTGGCGGTAGCGCATCGAGTCGGTGCGCTTGCTGCCGGTCAGGGCGATCTTGGATGCGTTGATGATGACGACGAAGTCGCCACCGTCGACGTGGGGCGCAAACGTGGCCTTGTGCTTGCCACGCAGCAGGGTGGCAGTAGTCACGGCGAGGCGTCCGAGGACGACATTCTCGGCATCGATCACATGCCAATTCCTGGTGATCTCCCCAGGCTTCGGGCTGTACGTAGACACGGGTCGCAGACCATCTTCCGTTAGATTCATGAACAAGGTGTGGCAGCGCTCAGGGCCGGCGAAAGCTCCGCCAAGACATTCCAATGCGCAACAGCGACTCATGCTACCTGCTGCGAGGCCCCGGAACAAAATCAGGACCTGCCGGGCATCGCCTCCGCCTCCAGGTGCAGCACCGCAGCGGCCTGCCGACCCAGCTGCAGCCGCCCCTCCACCAGCTGTACGTCGCCGACGCGCAACAGGATCTGGACACCGTCCTCCATCTCGATCTCGACGGGATCCATGTCGAAGTTCACGGCCACCGTCATCGTCTCGCCACGCTCCACCACGAACCAGTGGGAGTCGGGGTCGAAGCGGGCGGCGACCCACTCGAAGCGCGGGTCGGTCAGGTCGGGGTAGGTACGACGCAGCGCGATCGCATCGCGGTAGGTGGCCAGGATCTCCGCGTGCACCTCGCCGTCGAGTTCTCCCCAGTTGAGCTTGGAGCGCTCGAAGGCGGCCGGGTCCTGCGGGTCGACGATGGTGGAGGTGTCCCAGTCCATCTTGCTGAACTCCTCCAGCCGTCCCGTGCTGACCGCCTCGGCCAGATCCGGTTCCGGGTGGGAGCTGAAGAACATGAAGGGGGTGCTGGCAGCCCATTCCTCCCCCATGAAGATCATCGGGGTGTAGGCGGACAGCAGGGTGATCAGCGCGGCGATCTGCAGCTGGCGCGGGGTCTGCCGGGTGGCCAGACGGCCGCCGTCGGCGCGGTTGCCGATCTGGTCATGGTTGTCGCTGCACACCACGAGGCGCCAGGTGGGGATGGTCGGGGTGTCCAGCCGTCGGCCGTGGCGACGTCCCCGGAAGCTGGACTTGGTGCCGTCGTGGAAGAAGCCGGTCTCGATGACCTTGGCCAGCGCCTCCAGCTCCGCGAAGTCCGCGTAGTAGCCGGAGTCGTCGCCGGTCAGGTTGGCCAGCAGGGCGTGGTGGAAGTCATCGCTCCACTGGGCGTCCAGGCCGTAGCCGCCGGCCTCGCGGGGCGTGATGAGCCGCGGGTCGTTCAGGTCCGATTCGGCAATCAGGCACAGCGGCCGGTTGAGGAAGGTGCTCAGGGCGTTCACCTCAACGGCCATCTCCTCCAGGATGTGGATGGCGCGGGTGTCCACGAGGGCATGCACGGCGTCGAGGCGCAGGCCATCGACGTGGTAGTCCTGCAGCCACATCAGGGCGTTGTCGATGATGAAGCGGCGCACCTCGTCGGAGTCCTCGCCGGCCAGGTTGATGGCGCTGCCCCACGGCGACTGGACCGAGTCGTCGAGGAAGGGGCCGAAGAGCGGCAGGTAGTTGCCGCTGGGGCCCAGGTGGTTGTAGACCACGTCCTGGATGACGCCCAGGCCGCGGGCGTGGCAGGCGTCGACGAACTCCTGGTAGGCGCGCGGGCCGCCATAGGCGTGGTGTACGGCGTACCAGCCGACGCCGTCGTAGCCCCAACCGTGCTCGCCGTTGAAGGCGTTGACCGGCATGAGTTCCACCAGGTCGATGCCCAGCTCGACGAGGTGGTCCAGCTTGTCGATGGCTGCGGTCAGCGTGCCCTCGGGCGTGAAGGTGCCGATGTGCAGCTCGTAGATGATGGCGCCGGCCAGCTGTCGACCGGTCCAGTCGGAGTCCTGCCAGGCGTAGGAGGCCGGGTCGTAGAGCCGGGACAGGCCGTGCACGCCGTCGGGCTGCCAGCGCGAGCGCGGGGCGGGGATCAGGGCCTCGCCACCGTCAAGGCGGTAACCGTAGCCGGCGCCCTCGCGCAGCAGGTCCTGGCGCTCGGCGGGCAGCCGCCACCAGCCCTCCTCGCCACGTTCCAGGGGCACCTCGAGTCCGTCGACGACGACGTCGACGCGTTCCGGAAGGGGGGCCCAGACATCGAGCGACAGCGGCATTGG from the Luteococcus japonicus genome contains:
- the rpsI gene encoding 30S ribosomal protein S9 gives rise to the protein MSETVELDENLETEVAPFTDENDREIAYRTDSNPTPATNPSGRAAVVAAGGATGRRKEAIARVRMVPGTGKFSINGGRSLEEYFPNKVHQQLVNEPFVTAGVTEAYDVIARINGGGITGQAGALRLGIARALNAIDEEASRPALKKAGLLTRDARIKERKKAGLKKARKAPQYSKR
- the rplM gene encoding 50S ribosomal protein L13 produces the protein MSTYSPKPGEITRNWHVIDAENVVLGRLAVTTATLLRGKHKATFAPHVDGGDFVVIINASKIALTGSKRTDSMRYRHSGRPGGLTKTPVGEMLAKDPRKAVELAVWGMLPKNKLSRQLMSKLKVYAGPEHPHAAQNPQAYEITQIAQ
- the treZ gene encoding malto-oligosyltrehalose trehalohydrolase; amino-acid sequence: MPLSLDVWAPLPERVDVVVDGLEVPLERGEEGWWRLPAERQDLLREGAGYGYRLDGGEALIPAPRSRWQPDGVHGLSRLYDPASYAWQDSDWTGRQLAGAIIYELHIGTFTPEGTLTAAIDKLDHLVELGIDLVELMPVNAFNGEHGWGYDGVGWYAVHHAYGGPRAYQEFVDACHARGLGVIQDVVYNHLGPSGNYLPLFGPFLDDSVQSPWGSAINLAGEDSDEVRRFIIDNALMWLQDYHVDGLRLDAVHALVDTRAIHILEEMAVEVNALSTFLNRPLCLIAESDLNDPRLITPREAGGYGLDAQWSDDFHHALLANLTGDDSGYYADFAELEALAKVIETGFFHDGTKSSFRGRRHGRRLDTPTIPTWRLVVCSDNHDQIGNRADGGRLATRQTPRQLQIAALITLLSAYTPMIFMGEEWAASTPFMFFSSHPEPDLAEAVSTGRLEEFSKMDWDTSTIVDPQDPAAFERSKLNWGELDGEVHAEILATYRDAIALRRTYPDLTDPRFEWVAARFDPDSHWFVVERGETMTVAVNFDMDPVEIEMEDGVQILLRVGDVQLVEGRLQLGRQAAAVLHLEAEAMPGRS